Within the Cloacibacillus sp. genome, the region CGTTCGACTTGCATGTGTTAAGCACGCCGCCAGCGTTCGTCCTGAGCCAGGATCAAACTCTCCGTTTGATTTCTGGCGTGTTGCTCTCAAATTCGCTGACGATTTCGTCTTGCCGCCTGCGCGGCTTGACTAGTTTCTTTAGGACCCTTCACTTTTTACTCTTCTAAAAGAAAAGTAATGATGAAGTTTCTTTTGCTTTCTCTGTATTCTTTTTGTCATGGTGCCGCTTGCTTTGGTTTTTTCGGCGATGTGCCGGCCCGAAGCGAAGCAAGGAGTAGTATATAACGCTTTGGACTCTGCGTCAACTCTTTTTTAAGGCTTTTGGATAAGGACGCCCGACATGGTGCAACGCTTTTTTACCGGTTTCTTTGCTAATGTACTGTATATTTTTGCTTACATTTTTGTTAATTTACAGGCTCGGAAAACTTACCACGCTCTTTCGTATATAGCGCGCACGTTCTCTTCGGTCAAGGGTCTGGGGTTGTTGTTGATGAGACGCGTCTCTTTCATTGCCGCGGAGGCCATACGCGCGCAGGCTTCTTTTGGGATGCTGAAGTCACGAAGCCGCGTCTTTACGCCGCATTCTTCGCCCAGCGCGGTCATAGCCTCAAGCGCGGCTTTCGCCGACTGGTCGGCCGAAAGTCCCTGAGTTTTGACTCCCATAGCTTCGGCTACGCCGATAAATTTTTCAGAGCACCCGTCAAGGTTGTATTCCATCACCCAGCGCAGCATTGCGGTGTTCGCCTCTCCGTGGGGTATGTGGAATTCGCCTCCCAGAGGATAGGCCAGCGCGTGTACTCCGGCGGTGCCGGCCATGGCGAAGGCCATTCCGGCTGTAAGGCTGCCGTAGCACTGCGCGGTTCTTGCTCCGAGGTCGTGAGGCTCACGTACGCAGCGGGCGAGGTTTGCCGATATTTTGCGGATGGCAGCAAGCGCGAGGTCCTGCGTCAAAGCGTTTGTGCCAAGGCTGAGATAGGATTCCACGGCGTGGATAAGCGCGTCCATTCCTGCGGCCGCCGTTATCCCGGCCGGCAGATCAAGCGTGAGCATCGGGTCTACGAGCGCGGCGTCGGCTACGAGGCTGCCGCTTGCTACGCCTTTTTTGGTTTTTTCTTCTTCAAAGGAGAATACGGCGACGGCGGAAACTTCCGAGCCGCTTCCGGCTGTGGTTGGTATCATTATTGTGGGCAGGCCGCGCGCGGGAACTTTTTCCATGCCTATCATTTCCGATATTTTTATTTCTGGATATTTGGCAAGGACTGCGGTCATTTTCGCAAAGTCCATGGAGCTGCCTCCGCCGACTGCGATAAGGCAGTCCCCTTCGGCTTCGCTTATCTCGCGCGCCGCTTCGTAAAGAAGAGAGGCGGGCGGCTCCGGCGCCACGCGGCCCCAGTGCAGCGGGGCCATGCCGGCCGCTTTCGCGTCGTCCAGCAGGGCAGCGAGCGCTGCGCTTTTTGCCATGCTTTTGCCGGTTATGAATACGGGGCGTTTTGCGCCGAGCGCCTCCGCTTTTTTCACGGCGAGCGCAGAAGAGCCGGCCGCGAATATCACTTCGCGCGGCATTCTGAAGTTAAAGGCGTGCGTCATTATTTCATCCATTGCAAAGTTCCTCCCATGCAGAGCGCGGGGTCATCTTCCGATGAAGGCCAAGACCCCGTTTAAATTTTTTAGTATCGGAACGGTGGAGCTTGAATCAAGCTCTCCGCAGAAGAAAAGGTCGTTGTCGAAGCCCAGGCCTGCAAGTATCCTGCCGTGAGCCGATTCCTGGCAGACCGCTGTGATGTCGGGGCCGAAGTGATGCCAGAGCGCCATCGCGGCCATGGCGCCGTCTGTAAGTTCCATCTCGGTGCCGCCGTTTGACGGGGCGAGCGCCAGCATTTTTTCTATCAGCATCCCCGCGCAGATTGTGTCTTCAAGCGAAAATTCGCCGTTTCTTCCCGCGCAAAGGAGGCCTATGTTTGTACCAGAGCAGACGGCGTCCCAGGCGGCGGCTTCCGCGTTTCTCGCGCAGGCCGCTATGACGTGCGCGCAGCCTTCGCTTGCCCTCATTATGGCTCTTGTGCCGTTTGAGGTGGTGATTATGGCGTTTGGCGGGGAGCCAGCCGCGGACAGTTCAAGCGGCGAGTTGCCGAAGTCAAAGCCGGGCGCGGCAAGGCCGCCGCGCTCTCCCATTATTTTCCAGTCGCCGCCAAGTTTGTCTCTCATTTCAAAGGCGGCATCAACCTCCGTCACGGGAACGAGCACTTCGCCTCCCGCGTCAAAGAATGTCGTTATCTGCGTCGTGGCGCGCAACAGATCTACCACAACGCGCACGTCATGTTCTTTCAGCGCCTCGCACGGCAGAAATGCGGCGTCAAATATATATTTCATTTATCAGACCTCCGTTGATATGTTTATTGTACGGCCCATTCCGTCAGATAATATTTATTTTTACCAGCGCGCT harbors:
- a CDS encoding 2-phosphosulfolactate phosphatase, whose protein sequence is MKYIFDAAFLPCEALKEHDVRVVVDLLRATTQITTFFDAGGEVLVPVTEVDAAFEMRDKLGGDWKIMGERGGLAAPGFDFGNSPLELSAAGSPPNAIITTSNGTRAIMRASEGCAHVIAACARNAEAAAWDAVCSGTNIGLLCAGRNGEFSLEDTICAGMLIEKMLALAPSNGGTEMELTDGAMAAMALWHHFGPDITAVCQESAHGRILAGLGFDNDLFFCGELDSSSTVPILKNLNGVLAFIGR
- a CDS encoding iron-containing alcohol dehydrogenase gives rise to the protein MDEIMTHAFNFRMPREVIFAAGSSALAVKKAEALGAKRPVFITGKSMAKSAALAALLDDAKAAGMAPLHWGRVAPEPPASLLYEAAREISEAEGDCLIAVGGGSSMDFAKMTAVLAKYPEIKISEMIGMEKVPARGLPTIMIPTTAGSGSEVSAVAVFSFEEEKTKKGVASGSLVADAALVDPMLTLDLPAGITAAAGMDALIHAVESYLSLGTNALTQDLALAAIRKISANLARCVREPHDLGARTAQCYGSLTAGMAFAMAGTAGVHALAYPLGGEFHIPHGEANTAMLRWVMEYNLDGCSEKFIGVAEAMGVKTQGLSADQSAKAALEAMTALGEECGVKTRLRDFSIPKEACARMASAAMKETRLINNNPRPLTEENVRAIYERAW